CATGAAGATAATGACAGTTGGCTTGGGTCTTGAAGCTTTTAGGATTTCttaaagaaatagacaaaaaggGAGATGATTTTACATAATTATGTAAAAGCAtatgtaaagaaacaaaaagtattcCTTTATCTGAGCTATTTTACTGAACTTTTGAGCTTGGTTTCCAATGCCTTCCTGGCTATTTGATTTTGAATAAGCTCTTatcaactgaaatgaaaaaaaaatagtaaaaaaggatggaaaaatagcaaaaaaacatAAGAGGGAGAATAGGAGGGAGATTCTCCTTTTCATTAATTCTTCCTTTGGTAAAATTCTTTGTCTCATAAAAATGTATCCacagtaaaatacattttataatttatttgtattattttgtaactCTAAtacaatgtttttcaaacttgaCTGCACATTGGAGTTAACTtgggagatttaaaaaaacatattgaTGCCTGTGGGCCACTCCCAGGGATTTTTTTTACCTAATTGGTCTGGAGTACATTGCTGGCACTCACTGAGAGGCTCTTGATGTATGTCTTACAGTGACTCCCAAACCCAGGCAAAAATATTTCTACCCAAAAGCTGCAAATCTATGATTCTGCAAGGACAGGACAGGATTTTGCCTGCCTTGTTCTCTAACAATGTGTTTCTCATTCAGCCAATTTTGACGCTGACTGGCAAACTGGCCACCAACTCTCTTAACAACCACATAAgcgacttttttgttgttgttcattagTCTGTTTCCAATTCACAGAACATAAAGGGCATGGATAATAGCAGGTCTTCCATaactatttgttaaatgaattagtGCTAACTTAGTTGGCAGTCCCACTAGCAGCacacaaaaggagaaaatgaattaGGCTTGACTGTGAAACAAGTATCAgagcaagaaaagaaagtacCTCCTTACAGAAAATGTTACATTCATGTATGAGCTTATGAAAGATTTCTGTTCTAATCCTGAAAAACCCAACACTGCTCTGTAATCTTTCTAGTTCAATCAAGAAATCATACAGAATCAAAAGGAACATGGTCTGCCACCCAAGATGGGGGAGGCTTGGTACTTTTCTTCATGAAAAGGAACTACTTCTGTTGAAGATGGCTAGAAAACTAGATTTCATGACCCAAGAAGCAAGATAGCCCTAGAGATCACTAATGTTTTCAGAAATGCTCTGCAAGTCATGTAAAGGCTAATTGAGAAGAAGATTCCATTGATAGGCATGGTTTAGCTGTGAAAAACACCGAAAACAAGTCAGTCAGGAGATAGTGATTAAAGAACATCTAAGTTTGTAGTTACGctgaagaaactaaaaataaaagatgcaatAACAAGTATAAAAACCACAAGTCCCATATACTATGAGTTGTATTCAAAGTCCAAGTTAataatcacaattttttaaatctacataATTAATCTATGTCCTACTCTAGACAAAATATCATCCAGTGTCTAGAATGAAAGCAAAATGACTGTGCAAATATACAAACACCCCctaaaataactattgggtaataggcttaatacctgggtgatgaaataatctgtacaacaaactcccatgacatgagtttacttgtgtaacaaacctgcacatttacccctgaaactaaaagtttttttgtaaaaaaaaaaaaacaccccttAAAGCATGATCTGGCTCAGAGAAGATGCTGTCTAATGAAGATTTTGCTAGAAAAAGCCACCTACTAAGACATAGCAGATAAACCACCCAAGACAGTGAGGAAATTGGTGCTCCTTTTTCTTGGAAATCAGTATTGGTATGGGTTTCTACCTGATGTTACATTCAGTACAGTTTAAGAAAACATGCCTTGATATACTTGATTTGTGTCTTATTTGCCTTCAGAACTAGAGCTATGGGTTGGAGATAAGCCAATTTCAGCAGTAGAAACAGGTTATTTGTTCCTGTCCTATAAATTACCTGACTGTATGCATTGAAATAACCACAATGATTACACCCAGTATCTTGAAATGAGCATTTATTTGACAAGTGAGATGAGTGGGAGTCTATAAAAATGAGTGATAATTTCCCTCTTTCCCCAACAGCTGGGTCCCAGGGTAGGTCATAATCCCATCAGTCTTGTTGATGGGATGTTGCATGTTGCATGTGTCAGTGCATGTGTTGGGCATGGCTCTTGGATTGTGGCTTGGTGGCTGCTAAATTCCCACAAAGGCCTTGTTTGGGAGAAAGTGGAGGTGCAGAGCTTGCTCTCATTTGCCATTCAAATATGCAgattactggccaggcacggtggctcatgcctgtaatcccaatactttgggaggccaaggtgggtggatcacctgaggtcaggagttcgagaccagcctggctaacatggtgaaaccccatctctactaaaaatacaaaaattagccaggcgtggtggcatacaccacctgtaatcccagctactcaggaagctgaagcaggagaagcacttgaacccgggaggtggaggttgccatgagccgagatcgccccactgtactccagcctggacgacagagcaagactctgtgtcaaaaaaaaaaacaaaaaacaaaaacggatTACAATACATCAATTGCAATAACCAGAATATGTCCCGGGCTGCTCttactacttttttgttttgcttctatTGTGAAGAATGGGGTCCTGTTCCTTGTAGTCCCATCTCCCTGGGGTTGCTGCCTACTAAGTGTTAGACATGTATTACTCTTAATTAGACATGTATTAATTTACCACTAAGGTTGCTTATGAGTTGGATCAACTGCTTATCAAAGAAAAGTTTACtgacacaaaaatataaatagtattttgtgttttaaagaaTACAAGGTTAAGTcatttatataaaagaatatctttaaaataaactcaGTATCTAAGTCTAAAATATATTCAGCTTGATTTGCACATTACCTTTTATCAAGgcaagaaaattataattataatctttgacaaaatactaaattagtgatcaaaataatatatgtacattttattttgtaaaatgcaaaTTACTAAAAAAAGATGTTGTATTATCATTAAAACAATCATCAACATCATTGTTATTGATACATGATACCATATAGCCCAGATGTACTTACAATTTCATTTTATGCATATGGGGAGGGGGAAGTACTAATAATTCTAACATCATTTCCGGCTCCAGGGCACAGCTGTGGAGTCATGCCCTCAACTATAGCTTCATCAAGATTAATTTACAAGCATGTATTTATCAGTATTTAATAGcacatttttgtttctgtaatcTAGCACAATATAAAGAACATATCAAAAGTAAATTCTAAAAGGAATTCTTTGTTATTAAAAAGTTTCACTATACAGCTTCTGTACAGTGTTTTAATCTATGCCATCATATTcaaaatttttagtaaattttccCACCCTTAGCCTTATTTACAATCTGTAGTTTGTTACCTTATCTAATCTTAGATTATCACAGTCAAAGCAGCACTATGTATACATATGCTTGTCTAAAATTTACAATAAGCCTGCAACATTCTATAAACAACATCACTTTGCTTTCTGTGCCTTGCTGGTTaacattgtttctattttttcctctaaGAAATACAGTGATCAGATTGCAACAAAATGCATGTCacataaacaaacacaaacacaaacatccTCAGAATGTAATTATGATCTTTTTGTAGTAGCAATATGAGTATAATTGTGAATTAAGACATAAACTTCTATAATTTTAGTTCTATTACATAACATGGTAGAAACATTGGTTTCTGCCTCTCTGAAAATGCATATTGCATGTCCTAGAATTTAGCAAAATTAGCATGTGCCTAGAAACatcaaaatgtttattatttgggGTTTTAAATTGACATCAGCATTAAATCATGTGTTTCCAGTTTccatttaaagataatttattttatttcacactACAAATCTTCTCCTTTTCTCACATAATCGTCGTATTTCCTTGTTATCAACAAGACttctaataacaaaaaaaaaccactttttttcatttaaaaaaaatgcttggggctgggcacagtgtctcatgcctgtaatcccagcactttgggaggccaaggcgggtggatcacctgaggtcaggagttcgagaacagcctgaccaatatggtgaaaccccatctctattaaaaatacaaaaattagccatgtgtggtggtgtgtgcctgtagtcccagctactcgggagactgagataggagagttgtttgaacccaggaggtggaggtggcagtgagccaagatcacaccactgcactccagcctgggcgacagagtgagatgccattaaaaaaaaaaaaaaaaaaaaaaaagtttagctttGAAGCTATGAGGCTATATTTTTCCTGCTGTGACTTTAGTTTTTAATTAGATTTTCTATCCACATTGTATATATCTTTTACCCATTCAAGTTTGTAATCTATCTTGCTTTTAAAGACACACACCTTTTTCTCCACAAGTTGCAATTACCTATCGTttgcatataaaattaaataatttagattttttgaaataatatgtgAGGTTAAAATATTGCTTGCCAATGCTCCAAACAAAAatgattacttttaaaatggtATCGACCGGCAATGTGTGAATTACCATCAAAAGCAACCTGGTAGGATTTCATTTATGTTCCAAAATACTTAGAGAAacccagtagaaaaaaaaaaaaaaaacagtggaagTGATCCCCAAATGCTCCTTGTTGAGTTATTCTCTTAGAAAAGCTTCTGTAAAGTCTGTCTACAAAGGTAAAGGGTTTGGTGTTTTTGTATAGTTCCTAAGATGCCACAGTAGCCTCACAGCTGTCTGTTGCAGCTTGCTGTTTCCCAGAATGAGAATAAATGAGTGGCACGAGGGAAAGGCATTTAAGGCTAACATGACAAACTTTATGCACTTGTTGTTCCACAACATAAAAAATATCCAATTGGCCActtgtaaggaaaaaaaatgaactatgaagaggaaaaggaaagacatCACCATTTTCATGGCCCTCCTATGGGCCTCTGTGCTGGAGTCTCTAGAGCCCAAGGAACTGAGCTTCAAATTTCTAGTATGTCTCACCaaggacagaaataaaaaaagcaagGAGGTCAGGAACAGAGAAAAGGGGATAAAACTGGTCAAGctgagaagagtttttaaaatagagaGTTTATCATAGAGAGTTTTACTTTCATCTAAATATAAAGTCAGATTACTTTTATCTATTATATTGAGTGagatatcaataaatatttctagcACTAAACTGTCAAAAATCAGTAAGAACAAAGACAATATAAGAAGCATAACAATCATTCCGTtcatcctccacctcagccagAGGAAAAGGGAGTGGGGGAAGTGGGCtatcttaaagaaatagaaaatgcttaGGCAGGTGGCAAGCCAGGTTGTCAAGTGATTAGTCATGTGCCAAAGCATAATAACAGTTTTTCCTAGTCTATATGTGGTATATAAATGTGAAGCAAGTCCCACTAGAAATGAATCAAACAGTATCACCAACAGTTGTCCAATTGTGGAGATAGCCAAGCAGGTGAGGATGAAGTCAGCTGAGAAGACCTTTTGGTTCTTGATCCCTTCAGAGCAGTTTACCAGTCCAATGAACA
This sequence is a window from Homo sapiens chromosome 12, GRCh38.p14 Primary Assembly. Protein-coding genes within it:
- the TAS2R42 gene encoding taste receptor type 2 member 42; its protein translation is MATELDKIFLILAIAEFIISMLGNVFIGLVNCSEGIKNQKVFSADFILTCLAISTIGQLLVILFDSFLVGLASHLYTTYRLGKTVIMLWHMTNHLTTWLATCLSIFYFFKIAHFPHSLFLWLRWRMNGMIVMLLILSLFLLIFDSLVLEIFIDISLNIIDKSNLTLYLDESKTLYDKLSILKTLLSLTSFIPFSLFLTSLLFLFLSLVRHTRNLKLSSLGSRDSSTEAHRRAMKMVMSFLFLFIVHFFSLQVANWIFFMLWNNKCIKFVMLALNAFPSCHSFILILGNSKLQQTAVRLLWHLRNYTKTPNPLPL